The sequence TTCATCAGTCTTTTTACAATTGCACGTGCTTCGTCCATTACTGCAACGAAATCTTTACTTCTGTGCGAAATTTCAAGAAGAGATAATCCGATACCGTTAAAGTCTAAGATTGCCTGTGCTGATTTTTCAAATACCTCTTGTGGTAAGATACATGGCCCTGCGCTGAAGTTGTGCTTTTTGTTCATATTTTTATTTTTTGGTTGCTTTAGAAATTTAAATTCCTGTCGCTTTATTTTTTTTGGTTAGGTTGGGTTTCGATCAAAAAAAGCCGCCTCACAGATGATGAGACGGAATTATTTTTATTCACCGTGTAAGAATGCTTTTTTATTAAGAAGCGCTTCTTCAGATTCTACATGGTCCTCATCCGGAACACAGCAGTCTACCGGACATACTGCTGCACACTGTGGCTCTTCATGGAAACCTTTACATTCAGTACATTTATCAGTTACAATGAAATAAACATCATCACTCACTGGCTCCTGTGCTGCATCTGCATCTACAGTAAGTCCTGATGGCATTGTAATCGTCCCTTGAAGAGATGTTCCATCAGAAGCTTTCCAATCTACAGCTCCTTCATATATTGCATTGTTTGGGCATTCCGGTTCACAAGCCCCACAATTAATGCATTCATCAGTTATTTTAATAGCCATCGCTAATTTTTTTTAAATTTGCACAAAATTACAAAATATTCCCCAATTTTAAAGTAATTATGAATACCGAAAATCAAGTTTTAGGACTTATTAAATTAAGTGATTATATAAAGGCGTTTTTAGCGAACAAAACGGAAGATCACAATGAAGATGATGTAAATATTGAATTATTATTAAAGAAATCTAAAATAGAAAATCCATGGTTTACTGTTGATAATCAGAAATTTGCTTTGCAACAATGGTCGGATCTTCTTACCGAAGAAAATATTAAAGACTGGCTCAAAAATTATTCAATCTCAAAAATTTCCAAGAGAATAGGATTGATTTTGGCTGGAAATATTCCTTTGGTAGGGTTTCATGACGTGATCTCTGTTGTATTAAGCAATCATATCCCTTTAATTAAACTGTCATCTAAGGATAAGTATTTGATTCCGTTTTTGTTAAAAAAATGGAAAGAGTTTTCTGGAGACCAGGTTCAGTTTGAATTTGTAGAAAAATTAGAGAATTTTGATGCAGTTATTGCTACCGGAAGTAATAATACAGCGAGATATCTTGAGTATTATTTTAAAAACCATTTGAGCATTATTCGTAAAAACAGAACTTCTGTTGCTGTTTTGAAAGGTGATGAAACTGATGAAGAACTACAACTTTTAGCAAAAGATATCTTCCAATATTTTGGGCTGGGATGCAGAAATGTAACCCGAATCTTTATTCCTCAGGATTTTGTGATCGACAGACTGTTTGAAAACTTTTTAGGATTCCAGGATATTATCAATCATAATAAATATGCTAATAATTATGATTATAACAGAGCAGTTTACCTTTTGAATCTGGAAAAATTCTGGGATAACAACTTTGTGATGCTGAAAGAAGATGATAATTTGTTCAGTCCGCTTTCTGTCATTAATTTTAGCAGATACGAATCATTGGATGATGTTAAAAACTTCATTGCCGAAAACGAGGAAAATATTCAATGTGTAGTAGCTAAAGAAGAGTTGGGATTACAATCAATTTATTTTGGTGAAGCACAAAATCCAGGCCTTGATACTTATGCAGATAATGTGGATACGATGAAATTTTTAGAACTGGTCTGATTTTCGTATCTTCCATCACTATTTCACCCAATTACAAAACGAATATTATGAAAAAAATATTTTTAGGTCTGGCGATTATTGGCACACAGGTAATGTTTGCTCAGAAAGTTACAGGGCTGAAGGTTGAGAACAATCAAAAGAAAGAACAGCTGGCTACCATAAGTAAGGAGAAAGTCAATGAGTATAATGTTAATTTTCAGAAGTTTATTGCCGCTTTGCAATCTTCGGATTATAAAACGGTGAACGAAACACTTGCTGATAAGGTAAA is a genomic window of Chryseobacterium nakagawai containing:
- a CDS encoding 4Fe-4S binding protein, which translates into the protein MAIKITDECINCGACEPECPNNAIYEGAVDWKASDGTSLQGTITMPSGLTVDADAAQEPVSDDVYFIVTDKCTECKGFHEEPQCAAVCPVDCCVPDEDHVESEEALLNKKAFLHGE
- a CDS encoding acyl-CoA reductase, with translation MNTENQVLGLIKLSDYIKAFLANKTEDHNEDDVNIELLLKKSKIENPWFTVDNQKFALQQWSDLLTEENIKDWLKNYSISKISKRIGLILAGNIPLVGFHDVISVVLSNHIPLIKLSSKDKYLIPFLLKKWKEFSGDQVQFEFVEKLENFDAVIATGSNNTARYLEYYFKNHLSIIRKNRTSVAVLKGDETDEELQLLAKDIFQYFGLGCRNVTRIFIPQDFVIDRLFENFLGFQDIINHNKYANNYDYNRAVYLLNLEKFWDNNFVMLKEDDNLFSPLSVINFSRYESLDDVKNFIAENEENIQCVVAKEELGLQSIYFGEAQNPGLDTYADNVDTMKFLELV